From the Eschrichtius robustus isolate mEscRob2 chromosome 3, mEscRob2.pri, whole genome shotgun sequence genome, the window AAACAGGACTTGCGCATCTATTGTTTTAAAGTAACAGCCCTCTATGTTTCTGTCACGCGTGGGGGCTTCTTGGATTTGTAGTGGACTACGCCTCAGCAAAGGAAGCCGGTTCTAAACCTTGTTATCAGAAGGAAGGAGTCAGAGATGATGTGTCCCTTGTACATGCCTGAAAACATATGACGTACAGGTCCTTCAACCTTCAGGATGTAGGCTTCGGTAAACCAACGCCTGATAAGCTAGTGCAACAATCAACAGCCTAACAAGCCTCGCCCACATCAGACACGAGTCAGACGCCTCGAGCACCTGCTGTGCTGGGGTGTACAAGACAAGGTCTGTCACCAAAGCACCTAGCAGCTTCCGGAAGCAGGAGCTGTAAAGGACTGCGCCTCTCTTCCCCAGTTACCTGTGTGTACAGGGTGCTCTCCTGTAAGGGAATGGTTTCCTTGGCTTGGCCGCTTCTGTAAAATCCAAACCACtgcaggagagaaggaagaaatgaggTCAGATCAGACACATGGCGCGTACTGCCAAACTGGTTTAAGACTGGCTAGTAGCTAAGACTACCAACAAACTGAACACCCTAACACTGCAGCAAGGAGGGAAAACAGCATGTCTCGAGTCATCTCTTCTTAAGGGTGGGTCCTGAGGTATGAGTTAATCATTCCAAAGAGCTTTCCAACTCCCCAGAATTGCTGCTTCCTacaattattgagcacctactctgtgaaAATCCTTGTGCTGAAGTCTAAACATTCAAAGATGAATATGTATACAGTCCCTGTTTTCAAGAAGCTCTAGTCCAATGCACAGAAACAACTAATTGTTCAGCATGGGGGTCAGCAAACTTCCATAAAGACCAGATacaaaatattttaggctttaaggGCCACGTGGTTGCAGCTACTAAATGCTGCCATTGTAATGCAAAAGCTGCCACAGGCAATGTTTCTGAAATGAATATGGCTGCATTCTaatgaaactttatttatagaCATTGACATTTGaattcatgtaattttcacatcATCAAatattcttttgacttttttctaccatttacaaatataaaaaccatttttaGTTTGTGGGCCATACAAATGCATgcggcaggctggatttggcccacaggtgTAGTTTGCTAGTCTCTGGTGCTCTGACACAATGTGATGAATGCTGATAGAACAGAGGCTGATGATTCTTTAAAAGAGGGAGCAAAGgcaattccctggcggtgcagtggttaggactctgcgcttccactgcagggggtgtgggttcgatccctagtctgaGAACTAAGATCACGCATGCTGTGCGGCGCGACCAAAAACAAAGCAGGTGGGTGGTAGCAAATTCTGCTTGGAAGAGGGGTGGCATCCTGGATGGAGGAAGTGACACTTGAGATTGGCCTTGACAGCTGAATAGGAACTTGTCAGGCGGAGAAGCCCACAGAAGGGTGTTTTAGAGACTGAAAAGCATGAACAAAGgaataaacacacaaaagaaaaagcacatgCCAGGCCTGGGGCGTTTCAAGTAGTACAGTATGGCTTGATCAGAGAGGATATGAAGTGGTCATGAAGTTAAGATTAGGTTGGAAAGACAGGTCGAAGCCAGGTCAAGGCAGACCTTGAATGTGAACCTCAGGAATTTATAGACTTTGGACTCGTAGTTCCGAACCTTTTTTGGATCACGGATCTCTGAAAATCTGATAAAAATTATAGACCCTTCCTCAGAGGATgcaactacagttgacccttgaacaacatgggtttgaactgctccGGTCCACTTATAAGTGGATTTTTTTCCAATACTGTGGATGCTGAAGGCCGACTATAAGTTATATGTAGATTTTTGACTGTGAGAAGGGTCAGCGTCCCTAACCCTCCcgtttttcaagggtcaactaagTTTGCACACAATTTTGGGCGGTTGGGGGGCTACAACCCTCAGTGTCCCGTTTATAGACCTCAGAACCCCTGCTCTACACAAAGGTGGGTGAAAGGGACTGACAGTTTTTCCCAGCAGGCAGctcatttcatttgtttgtttcttgtctttttttagtTCAGCTGCACtcggtctttgttgcggtgcgcgggctcttcattgcgggcttctctctagttgcggtgtgcaggtttctctagttgtggcatgtgggctccagggcgcatgggctcagtagttgcggtatgcgggtttagttgccccgcggcatgtgggatcttagttccccgaccagggatcaaacccgcgtcccttgcattgcaaggcggattcttaaccactggaccaccagggaagtcatgcAGCTGTGTTTTAATGCCATTTACTCTGATGGTCTCCTGGCATGTTATGGCCTAAGCAGCATCTCACCTCAGAATCCACGGGGTCCACAATGGAATCATTGAGGAATTTCACCATCACAAACTTCTTCAAGGCCATCAGGTTTTTCTTGTAGGACTCATTGACACCCTGGAGAAAAGGCGAACAGTAAGCACCTCAGGGACACCACCATCAGGTTATAGCTGGGGAATTAAAACCTTTCAGTGCTCTGGTCTCCCTGACCCTGGACCACCATGTTTCTTCTCCATGGTATGGGCTGCTTTTCTAGCTTCCTTCCCAGAATATACCAGGTACAGCCTTTTCTTACCATCGTATCTGACTGACAATGCTCCCACCAACCATGGCATACTGGTGCCACCATGAATCCGTCACTGCACTCCAAAGGCCTCCATCACATAGGTTAAAGGCTTCTAGCCAGAGAAAACCAAGGCAAAATAAGAAACTACAAACTCTGAGTGGTTCTGCTATACTATTCTATTCCCACCGCCCCCCTtcaaattctgtttttgtttgctttaaacCTCCAGATAAGCCCAATATAAATTGAGCCATCTAGTTTACCAGAACCTCCCAAAGCATGCTCAACTTTGGGACACACTCAGTCCCCTCTGCAGTCTCTCTTCTAATTACTCTTCTGAGAAAATATGACCCAAAAGGATCCACTAGAAAGGCTTCCCTCAGTAAGGCAGCAGCTGAAGTTCCATGTAAGCCAGCCAGCACCTACTGAGCTCACCCTGCTGCTTCAACACTAGGAAAGAGGAAGAACCTACAGGAAGAAAGCCACATGAATTTCAGCCTCCCTAAAAGGAACGGAATCTCATAAGCACTGCCTCCCAAAAAACAGAACTTCTTGTTTCCTGGATTCTGCCTAGGATATTATGAATAAACGGTCACTGCTAATCTGTTTATAATGCCCCAAACAGGAAAATGAATGCACATCTATGGTAGCCTGGGTTGGGTGCTTACTCTCTCCTGATTAATATCTGCCAAGAAGATGCTGTGGTTGCGGTATATGTCCTCCTTTATGGGGTCGTGCCAGTATTCTGCTTGCACCAGGctgtgggagaaaaagaaagaaaggtgacCAAGCTGCACTTCGGTCAGCACTCCCGGGGCATGCCCCTGTGCACAGGCCACCAAGAGACTTCAAAGGGACAAAGGACCAGAGccttctgttccctctgcctgatccCTTCTTCGTAGCATCTCCTATGCTCCCTCTCGTCGTTGAGATCCCAGCTtaaatatcttttcttcaaaCACCGTTCTGTCCAAAGTAGGCACCTCCTCCATTACTGTCCATGGCTGCACCCTGTTTCTTTCTGCCACGGGCTTAGCACTGTTATCTAGTGCATCTGTTTACTTGGAGACCCCCATTCCCCAAGTAAACAGAGTATGTTACCCTAAATGTCTTATTTACAAGAGCATGTTACCCTAATTGTCTTATTCTCCACTGTATCTGCAAGACTTACAATGGGGTCTGGCAAACAGTAATAGTTCAGTACTTGATTAAAttatgaacaaaatattttaagtgcaaCTAAAACTTAGAGACAACACAACCACCGCAATacttaaaggaaagagaaagctaaagttgaataaatattttcaacacaGCACCACTAGTGGTACCAGCCCAACGCTGCCTACTCACTATGAGCTGAGCACTGCACTGATGGCTTCACACTCCATTGgtctaatcctcacagcaaccccgcGGGAAAGCACCATCAGCCTCATGCTGGAGGTGAGGAGAAGCAGGCTCAAGGacatccaaggccacacagctggacaGTGTAGCACTGAGCCTCTCCAACAACCCCCTAGAGAGAGAATATGGAAGGCCATGTCTCTTCTTTTTACATGTCTGAAGATGTCTTTATTTTCCCTTCACATTTGATTGCTACTTCCAGGTTCAATAGAGAATTCTACGTTGGAAATCATTTTTTCTCAGAAGACAAAGGTACTGCACCACTGCCTTCTAGCTAGTAGTTTTGCTGTCAGAGAGTCAGTTGGCGGCCTCACTGGGGTCTGCTCTTTACCCACAGTGTTCTGACACTTCATGGGAATATACCTGGATGTGGGTCTTTTTTCACCCCTGACTACTTGGTGAGTCCTTTCGATCTGGAAACTCATGTCCCATAGTTCTGAGAAGTGTTCTCATATTACTTCTTTGATAATTCCAATCCACTCtttcctctgttctctttttGAAACTCCAATCAGGCAGGCATTGAACTTCTTGAATGGCTTCTCTAATTTACctgtttcccccttttttctACCTCATTGAGATTTTGTTCTAATTTCTAAGAAATTTCCTCAACTTTATATTCCCATACCGCTAacacatttttgttttggttATCTTATTTTTAACTTCCAGgatctctttctctctgatgATTGGTTTTATTTGCATTCTCTTCTAGCGTCATGGATGATTTCTTATCTCTGAAGATAATaatacaggctttttttttttttttttttaaggttttcttcAGCTCCTTGAATTGCCATCTGTTTCTTCCaagttcctttttactttttgtttgttttggtctttCATTTTGGAAGCTTTCCCCAGATGTCTGACTGGGGGTCCTTGGCTCACTGTTCATATTTAAAGAAGCTGACTGAAAGTTCTTCACGCAAGAACAGAGCTTATCTACTGGTGGCTTGACTACGTGGTAGTCAGGAGGAGTCCTTACTTGTTGAAGGATTCCAAAACATGAACCTGTAGGTCTTTTGTCTGGGACCAATCAGTTTTTTCAGAGAGGGATCTGTCAAACTTCTGCCTAGCAGGTAATAAGCCTGGCTGCTATCATTCTAGGAGCAGAATGGGACAGGGTGGGTTTTCAATATGGTGTCTTGCCACTGTCAGGTGCTTGTTATCTCGAAATCtggtactactttttttttttttaattaatttttttttttttttggccacgtgacacggcatgcggggtcttagttctccgaccagggatcaaacctatgccccctgcagtggaagcatggagtcctaaccactggaccgccagggaattcccctggtaCTTCTTTAGTCAAACTGCTCCAGAAAATAAATTTGGCTTCTCTTGTCAGGGTGGGGGAGGAGCAGTCACTTGGACGTGCATTTCAGGGAACTAAGGAGTTTGATCATTGTTTATACAGATTTTCAACAAAAAGTCCCATGCACTTACTCTACCTTCCAAGGCATCTTAGGCATCTAATTCCTGAGTCTTTCTGGGACTGTAAAAAGTGAAGCTGGTTCCTTCTTGTCAGTGTATCCCTCCACAGACATAAAGGTTTCAGAATTTTCTGCTCTGCTAAAACAGTTATCACTCAttaatttgctttctgtctttcAAAAGAAATGTTGATGTCTTTTAttatctcttctctcctctcctgttcTCTTTGCCCTTGTGGGTTtatcactttttcttcttttgctaccAGTTTATTAACGGTTAAGAAGGAAGTGAAGATAAACACATCCATGTACCACTTTTAATCAGTACTTAGGTGtcactgtccccccaccccccagctgacTGCTCCTCTACAGTGAATAATAATTCCAATTGTGTTTGGTTCaccaaagaaggaaacacaaagaaagaaaagggtggATTCTTTCTGAGGCATCTGGGCAATAGTTAGAAGAATAAAGagtaaagaataaagaacaatgtAGTTTAAACAGATCATACATACCCATGAGAACAGAGAATATTTGGACATAAATAACCAAGCTGTGACTAGTCAAACCAGGGAAGGGGTAAAGCTTAGCAGTGGTTTGAGTTGCCTGAGTGGGTAGGAGGTGGAGATATAAAGTCTCTTAGTTTCCTTCACTGACCATCAGGTGGCACTGTTGACCCAAGACAGCTTTGTGGCTACACGTGTAGCCAGCCAATGggtaggaaaggaaaagagaggtaGCTGCAGGTCTCTTCTACAGGCCAGTCATTCACAAGGCTGTACCTTGGACAGGCCTTCAAGTAAGTGTTGTATTGAAGAGCTGCTATCAAACAAGAATCATACACTTGGAAGACCCACAGGATAGGTACCAAAACCATACTAGTTGATCCCAAACCTCAGTTATCACCCAGAatactccagacctactgaattcaAATTTCTAGGGATGGAGCCCTGGAATTCATTGTTAATGAATTTCCCAGGGGGTCTGATGTATAATTTAAGTTTGGAAACAACTGAAGGAGAACACACTCTGAAAGTGATTTTGTATATTGTTAAATACCCAAACACAGGTAGCTAAGAACACTGACGTAGGAGGCTAACCCCTCACTGCTGACAACAGAAAGAATCTGTCCTCCAAATATTAACATCAATTCCTTGGGTTTACTACTTTCTaaaggcttttttgttttttgttttacagatgaaaatgtattgttgtggggacttccctagtggtccagcagttaagactctgcacttccactgctggggaccagggttcaatccctggttggggaactaagatcccacatgcctcgtggcatggccaaaaagtaaaaaaaaaaaaaaaaatattgttgtaATTACATTCTTCTTTCATAGAAAAATGTCTTCCCTTCCTTTAAATTAatattagagcagttttaggtttacaataaaATGAAGCAGGTAGTATAGACATATTTACAATAAATATCTCATTTGAAAATCACTAGCAACTACTCCTAGAATCACGGTTAGCATGAAAGTCAGCATGATATTTTCATTAGTGACAGTTCTGTATCCTTTTCAGCTAACCATACATACCGTTCTTGTATAGCTTTGTTGTAAGCTCCAGCATTCAGTGTTTTTCTGATCAAGTCACAGATATGAGAGCTCTCTCCTGGGCACCGAGGGAGTCCAAAAACACCTATAGTAGTAGAAGACAAACATCCATGCCTTCAGTAGTCATgtactgaatacctactatgtgaaGGGCATTGcaagaaacaaaaaccagaacTAGACCCTGATCTTGTTCATTTATTCCTcaagaaaataatgttttgagAATTAATACTATAACCAGCTTCCTCCTGGTGTTCCCACACTCttttctgcctcaggacctttgcatctGCTTCTCTCTGGAGTATGTACTTCTCTTACTGCTTCAATGGCTGGCCTCATTCTCATCTCTTGGGTCTTGGTTTAGAGAAGTCATATCTGAGTGCTCTAACTCAAGCAGTGCCCAACCCcagttccttcccctcccccaattaTACTTGCATCCTCATCATCCTCATTAATAACATTTTGGGGGGTACCAGACATACCAGTTCTAAGCATATATTGGCAataattaatttaatcctcacaaccaccctgtaGAGTAGAAATCATTTGCACCATATTACAGATaggaaactttttctttttttttttttttttttaattcttatgcctaccttgactttttctttttcttttttttaaatttatttatttatttatttatttttggctgtgttggatcttcgtttctgggtgagggctttctctagttgtggcgagcgggggccactcttcatcgcggtgcgcgggcctttcactgtcgcggccactcttgttgcagagcacaggctccagacgcacaggctcagtagttgtggctcacgggcctagttgctccacggcatgtgggatcttcccagaccagggctcgaacccgtgtcccctgcattggcaggcagattctcaaccactgcgccaccacggaagccccctttttttttctttttttaaggaaactttcaAACAGAGAGGTTAGATACCTTGTCCAAGGTTAGAcagtaagtgatggagccaggataTGAACACAGGCagtttggctccagagcccacacctTTCACCAATACAACCACCATTCTTCCtattatcctatttttttttctttatcatagtTACCACtatctgtatttatttgtttacctaTTTCATGTCTATTCTCCCCCCCACTAGAATGGAAGTTTCATGAAGGCAGAaaccttgtctgtcttgtttctaggtttttaataaatatttgtagaatcaatgaatgaatgataaagcTGTTCCTACCAACTTGCATTTAAATAATAcgtgtattttaaaaaagtattttcctacctattatttcatttcatcctctgAAAAATTCCCACAAGATGGGCAGGGTCTTATtttagttttcctcatctgtgaaacggaCCTATGATACCAAATTACTTGCCCATCAGTAACTGTTAATTGGGTGAAGCCAGTTTCCTGATTATAAGGAGAATCCGTCTGTCCCTACACCCTACCAGCTAACAGCTATATCCATCAGAACAGAGATAACGTTCTATCccaaagacacatcttcccccaAAAGTAAATAATTCTGTCTAAATAGCAAACCTGTTGTTTTTTTGGAAGATTTAATCTCTActgttaattataaaattaacaaaaagccTAGACACTACTCTTTGCCTAAGTCTAAATTCAGTAGGACATCACCCATGTCAGAAAACAGGAAAGGttgttgggggacttccctggtggcacggtagttaagaatccacctgtcagcgcaggggacacgggttagagccctggtccaggaggatcccacatgccgtggagcaactaagcccgtgtgccacaactactgagcctgcgagccacaactactgagcccacacgccacaagtactgagactgcgtgctgcaactactgaagcccacgcgcctagagcccgtgctccgcaacaagagaagccaccgcaatgaggagcctgtgcaccacaacgaagagtagcccctgttcgccgcaactagagaaagcctgcgcgcagcaacgaagacccaacgcagccaaaaacaaacaaataaataaataaataaatttgttaaaggaaaaaaaaaggaaaggttgTTGGACTTTCCTAACTCCTAAACCACCACCTGCTACGTGGCTGCAACCATCTCACCTCCATGAAATCATGTCAATTAAATTAGAGAGAAGTAGGTGGTAACCTAATGATTCACCTGTGTTCCAGGCCTCTGGAATCCTATGTCATCATCTCTCCTGGCTAATTTgttataaattagaaaaacagGATTTTTGCAAGGATGGCTGACTTCTTGTACAAATAGAGCTGCTAGAATTTTTTAGGCAAAGGGGACAGAGTTACCTTGATGTTGTCCCCCAACTGATATGAGATTGATCATAGGAGGTGATGGGCATCTCTGAACCACTGCCCtcctggagaaaaaaaaggattatCAGTTCCAACTGTCAGATGGAAAGTATCATCAGCAATTAACTTCCCAGATTAAGCTACTTAATCCTCTGTGGCTCCCCAAAGTCACAAAGTTTCAGGACTTTCCTCTGATACCGCCAAACAAATCTTTACTCCttcacagaaaataaattaagctCCATAGAACTTCTTCCATGgggatattttagaagagtttccCTTCCAAAATAGGTGAAGATTCCAAAAGAACTGAATGGGTAGATCTATctgaatcaaaggaaaaaaaatcagttccatGTAAGTGATATAACAAAAAGGGACTTACAGAAATTGGCCTCCCTGGGAGAATCCCATAGCATTGTAGCCTTGCTGCAATTTAGGATCCTTAGCAAGAATCTGACACACCGTTGTTACTTGGGAGTTGACATTCAAAAAGAAGCTGTTCTCCACATCCTAAAAGAAGAGCCATGAGAAGTGAAAGGATGGGGCTGAAAACTATCACTGGCACCTTCTCTAAGAGCAAACTTGTTTAGGTTGGTACCCTCACAGAAGCCACTCAAGAACTAAAGTATCATGTATGATCTGCTGCTAAAAATACAAGGTTAAGCATCTTAATAGTACATTCTATGAAATCAGTCAGCAAACCTTCAAAGGAACAGAGCCGTGAGGGGCCTCACCTCTACCAGGGTCTTCCCAATCTCTAAAGACAAGACGTAAATTCCAGGTATTTTCTTCTCGACCATTTTTTTAATAGCGCCCATGCTTAAGGGATTACAACAGCTGTCTCCTAGACAACAAAGGCAATCGTGGAAACTCATGAgtaaaaaaaacattattttttttaaaaaacttctgtgctttaaaggcattaatgaaaatgtgaaaagacaacatacagaatgggagaaaatatttgcaaaacatatactTGATAAGGGTTTAATGTctggaatatacaaagaactctacaACTCCACAACAAGAAGACAATCTAATTGAAATGGGAAAAGGATATgaacagacatctctccaaagaagatatacaaatggccaacaagcacatgaaaatatgttcaacatcagtggtcattaaggaaatgcaaatcaaaatcacaatgagataccactgcacaacTACTAGGatggctttaattttttaaaaaattaattcatttaaaaatggaaaataacaagtgttggcaaagatagggagaaataggaacccttta encodes:
- the PPT1 gene encoding palmitoyl-protein thioesterase 1, whose amino-acid sequence is MASSSSLWLLALAFLPASCASLALGHLDPPAPLPLVIWHGMGDSCCNPLSMGAIKKMVEKKIPGIYVLSLEIGKTLVEDVENSFFLNVNSQVTTVCQILAKDPKLQQGYNAMGFSQGGQFLRAVVQRCPSPPMINLISVGGQHQGVFGLPRCPGESSHICDLIRKTLNAGAYNKAIQERLVQAEYWHDPIKEDIYRNHSIFLADINQERGVNESYKKNLMALKKFVMVKFLNDSIVDPVDSEWFGFYRSGQAKETIPLQESTLYTQDRLGLKAMDNAGQLVFLALEGDHLQLSEAWFYAHIIPFLE